One Fuerstiella marisgermanici DNA window includes the following coding sequences:
- a CDS encoding tetratricopeptide repeat protein, which produces MTRPIWISTIAMSCLLSTGCATVQSVPGKMKALVFHSKDDVNDPLANINDGVADSFNSAQKELKTADKTMLTFARWREDMGDYPAAKEKYRNILADNPHNVDARLGIARVEYATGRVSEAIDILNATGRKYPKRAEVWSELGRIQVEREEWGSAIESLAKAVEMKPDDQAVRYQLGVALAKHDRLDEAQPHLAAAVGESAAMYNIGFVLHEKNRAKESADWFRKALASHPDQRTKALAGQMLANIDRGITTSGSSFAFATERPQSTVDVELTSYESYRETPGASPGAAGGNFNAQPNVQTQPAMNLPTGQPQPNNVAGAYYGNGPAAQTPTAPTSGFAGQQPVQQPNGQSIHPSAPQQFSAPSGQAAYPGVQQPAAYGQQQMAMQPHTMQPAGMQASPAYRSDMPQQPALPPQYGGQTQPSGQQQFCASPQYGTPAQYGAQMPQQPNRQVQSQPVSTPPNFANYPASQSTVNQLPTWNSSINNVTPTSYSAAPTNPANPTQPPQWRGPNQ; this is translated from the coding sequence ATGACTCGCCCCATCTGGATCAGCACAATTGCTATGTCGTGTCTGCTTTCGACGGGCTGTGCCACGGTGCAAAGTGTGCCCGGAAAAATGAAGGCACTCGTCTTTCATTCCAAAGACGACGTCAACGATCCTCTGGCCAACATTAACGACGGCGTCGCGGATTCCTTCAATTCAGCTCAAAAGGAATTGAAGACCGCTGACAAAACCATGTTAACGTTCGCTCGCTGGCGCGAAGACATGGGCGACTACCCGGCTGCGAAAGAAAAATATCGCAACATTCTGGCCGACAATCCGCACAACGTTGACGCTCGACTTGGGATCGCTCGAGTCGAATACGCGACCGGTCGAGTGAGCGAAGCCATCGATATTCTGAATGCCACCGGCCGCAAGTACCCGAAGCGAGCCGAAGTGTGGTCCGAATTAGGACGCATTCAGGTGGAACGCGAAGAATGGGGTTCGGCGATTGAGAGCCTGGCAAAGGCCGTTGAGATGAAGCCGGACGACCAGGCGGTTCGCTATCAATTGGGTGTCGCGTTGGCCAAGCACGATCGTCTGGACGAAGCTCAACCTCATCTTGCGGCGGCTGTGGGTGAGTCGGCGGCTATGTACAACATTGGTTTTGTTTTGCACGAAAAGAATCGGGCCAAGGAAAGTGCTGACTGGTTCCGCAAAGCCCTGGCGTCTCATCCGGATCAACGCACTAAGGCGCTGGCCGGTCAGATGCTGGCGAACATCGACCGAGGTATCACAACGTCGGGATCCAGCTTCGCATTCGCCACCGAGCGTCCCCAAAGCACGGTCGATGTCGAACTGACAAGCTACGAATCCTATCGCGAAACGCCGGGTGCATCGCCCGGCGCAGCAGGCGGCAACTTCAATGCTCAGCCGAATGTTCAGACGCAACCAGCGATGAATTTGCCGACCGGTCAACCACAGCCAAATAACGTAGCGGGCGCTTACTACGGAAACGGTCCGGCAGCTCAGACACCGACAGCACCGACTTCTGGCTTTGCGGGGCAGCAGCCCGTTCAGCAGCCGAACGGGCAATCGATTCACCCTTCCGCGCCGCAACAGTTTAGTGCACCTAGCGGACAGGCCGCTTATCCCGGCGTGCAACAGCCTGCGGCGTACGGTCAACAACAGATGGCTATGCAACCGCACACCATGCAACCAGCTGGAATGCAGGCGTCGCCCGCGTATCGTTCTGACATGCCGCAGCAGCCTGCCCTTCCGCCGCAGTATGGTGGCCAAACACAACCGAGCGGCCAACAGCAGTTTTGTGCGTCGCCTCAGTACGGCACGCCCGCTCAATACGGAGCTCAAATGCCCCAGCAGCCAAACCGACAGGTTCAGTCACAGCCGGTTTCAACCCCGCCAAACTTTGCGAACTATCCGGCCAGCCAGTCGACGGTCAATCAGCTTCCGACCTGGAACAGCTCAATCAACAACGTCACTCCAACCAGCTACTCCGCCGCACCGACGAATCCGGCCAACCCAACCCAACCACCTCAGTGGCGTGGCCCGAACCAATAG
- a CDS encoding MOSC domain-containing protein — MPAAKLLSGKDKTADMLSTGIVSIQVGKPQVMPDEKPWTSGFLKQATTEPLWLGTTNLDGDGQADLEHHGGPHKAVCVYSAEHYSYWKKQLDLPNLAPGDFGENFTVADLTEDDLCIGDTWQLGDAIVQVSQPRQPCWKLARRWKIKDLAVQVQQTGFTGWYFRVLTEGRVQGGMQLQLVDRPHEQWTVTQANRIMHHDKKNQDAARNLASVPELSPSWMATLVKRLDTGLPPDTSKRLVPPV; from the coding sequence ATGCCTGCAGCGAAGTTGCTTTCCGGGAAGGACAAAACAGCAGACATGCTAAGCACCGGCATCGTTTCGATTCAGGTTGGAAAACCGCAAGTCATGCCGGACGAAAAACCGTGGACATCCGGTTTTCTGAAGCAAGCGACCACGGAACCCTTGTGGCTGGGCACAACGAATCTCGACGGTGACGGCCAGGCCGATTTAGAACATCATGGTGGTCCGCACAAAGCTGTGTGCGTGTATTCGGCCGAACACTATTCTTACTGGAAAAAGCAGTTGGACCTGCCGAACCTTGCTCCCGGTGACTTCGGCGAAAACTTCACAGTTGCCGATCTTACTGAAGACGACCTCTGCATTGGCGACACGTGGCAACTGGGCGACGCGATCGTTCAGGTTTCTCAACCGCGTCAACCGTGCTGGAAACTGGCACGACGATGGAAAATCAAAGACCTCGCGGTGCAGGTTCAGCAAACTGGCTTCACTGGTTGGTACTTCCGAGTCCTGACCGAAGGCCGCGTGCAAGGTGGGATGCAATTGCAGCTTGTCGACCGCCCGCACGAACAATGGACGGTCACGCAAGCCAATCGCATCATGCACCATGACAAGAAAAACCAAGATGCCGCGCGGAACCTGGCGTCGGTGCCGGAGCTATCGCCGAGCTGGATGGCAACTCTAGTAAAACGCCTCGACACCGGTCTTCCGCCAGACACGTCAAAGCGACTTGTACCGCCAGTCTAA
- a CDS encoding DUF4838 domain-containing protein yields MHTRIITFLFVVAVTANAQAAPVDLVTNGTSDYVIFHDSNAPKSVSEAAVELQAYLLRSSGAKLDVVHQPADKMICLGDCEAARAADVEAQNLPWEGFRILTNGTNVYIIGRDTADGEKTPGGGTSRGTYNGVCRFLEEYVGVRWLIPGEHGDYIPKSSDVTIPDTDFQDAPAMLNRRVPYTQERRSEVKQWWRRQRLGWSLYLNHSHNWQHTIPASQFDKHPDWFAERAGVRVPPTGRYKLCTTNAELVKAYADAAIAYFDRNPNTTCYSLSPSDSAGYCECDQCSALYEKDPNGRRSVTPAILTFYNAVAKIVAKKYPDKVLAGYVYAAYLYPPKENLKLERNVFVVLTPSIDYGFTLARPAIRKQWESLLQDWTNATENISYYDLPVNITTEAGALNPPGLEILKFIYPKLAAAKIKGVYVYGVPAWGRAAPLNYLLAKLAWNPNADVEAMFDEYCAKAYGACGDDINQMYRMLDKEVARHYREFPNASYPLTTDMLRDIYAKNFPEIEQRYRAAHAKVKDADAKFRLEMIADNLKVLHWNLRQHNLLDEPKASAFYLSDGDFFEFLSANKGSLALHPSDGTKVPAYVRTKRNVTVPAKPKQAEKVRSFRLRGDQHLIVKPTGTSAAEVRFRRISARGKLITYRVFESDGAEVSGGVASEGSPLILDNADSGSEYYHVVIAGGTASFTIDVKEAAWAADGNLSDQGLHLLGQSSPLYFYVPEGTPAFHLSLEASPPGETAAATLTDPRGQRVAEFDCAQLSVDRQNIKLTSGQSGWWKLDVHKAKTGAIDDVWIKLESPLSGYFSLDPDRAATVQ; encoded by the coding sequence ATGCATACGCGCATTATCACGTTCCTTTTTGTCGTGGCCGTCACCGCAAACGCTCAGGCCGCACCGGTTGACCTCGTGACGAATGGAACCAGTGACTACGTCATTTTTCACGATTCCAACGCCCCGAAGTCGGTTTCAGAAGCCGCGGTAGAACTGCAAGCGTATCTGCTGCGATCCAGTGGAGCGAAGTTAGACGTCGTTCATCAACCAGCGGACAAGATGATCTGTCTGGGCGATTGTGAGGCGGCCCGCGCAGCAGATGTGGAAGCGCAGAACTTACCGTGGGAAGGGTTCCGAATTCTGACCAACGGCACCAACGTGTATATCATCGGCCGCGACACAGCCGATGGCGAAAAAACGCCCGGTGGTGGCACGTCGCGCGGCACGTACAACGGCGTCTGCCGTTTTCTGGAAGAATACGTCGGCGTCCGCTGGCTGATTCCCGGAGAACACGGCGACTATATTCCCAAGTCATCCGACGTCACGATTCCCGACACTGATTTCCAGGACGCACCGGCGATGTTGAATCGGCGAGTCCCCTACACTCAGGAACGACGTTCAGAAGTGAAACAATGGTGGCGGCGACAGAGGTTGGGGTGGAGTCTGTACCTGAACCATTCTCATAACTGGCAGCACACGATTCCTGCTTCTCAGTTCGACAAACATCCTGATTGGTTTGCCGAACGAGCAGGCGTGCGAGTTCCTCCGACGGGGCGTTATAAACTTTGCACGACCAACGCAGAACTCGTGAAAGCTTACGCCGACGCGGCCATTGCGTACTTCGATCGCAACCCAAATACGACCTGCTATTCGCTGTCGCCGTCTGATTCGGCTGGCTATTGCGAATGCGATCAGTGCTCTGCGTTATACGAAAAGGATCCCAACGGCCGGCGCTCCGTCACGCCCGCGATTCTTACGTTCTACAACGCAGTCGCAAAGATTGTGGCGAAGAAGTATCCCGACAAGGTTTTGGCCGGGTACGTGTATGCCGCCTACCTGTATCCGCCGAAGGAAAACCTCAAGCTGGAACGGAACGTGTTTGTCGTGCTGACACCCAGCATCGACTACGGCTTCACGCTGGCTCGCCCGGCTATCCGAAAGCAGTGGGAGAGTCTGCTGCAGGACTGGACAAACGCGACCGAGAACATTTCGTATTACGACTTGCCGGTGAACATCACGACAGAAGCAGGAGCACTCAACCCGCCCGGTCTGGAGATCCTGAAGTTCATCTATCCCAAACTGGCGGCCGCCAAAATCAAAGGCGTGTACGTTTACGGGGTGCCAGCATGGGGCCGAGCGGCTCCGCTAAACTATCTGCTCGCGAAACTCGCGTGGAATCCGAATGCCGATGTCGAAGCTATGTTCGACGAATACTGCGCGAAGGCGTACGGAGCGTGTGGCGATGACATCAATCAGATGTATCGGATGCTCGACAAAGAAGTGGCGCGCCACTATCGCGAGTTCCCGAATGCCAGCTACCCGCTGACGACCGACATGTTGCGAGACATCTACGCGAAGAATTTTCCGGAAATCGAACAGCGCTATCGTGCGGCTCATGCAAAGGTCAAAGACGCGGACGCGAAGTTCCGCCTTGAGATGATTGCCGACAACCTGAAAGTGCTGCACTGGAATCTTCGTCAGCACAACTTGTTGGACGAACCGAAAGCGTCTGCCTTCTACCTGTCGGACGGTGACTTCTTTGAATTTCTGTCGGCCAACAAAGGCTCGCTGGCTCTGCATCCCAGCGACGGGACAAAGGTGCCGGCTTACGTTCGAACAAAACGAAACGTCACTGTGCCAGCGAAGCCAAAGCAAGCAGAAAAAGTACGTTCGTTTCGGTTGCGAGGCGATCAGCACCTCATTGTGAAACCGACCGGAACGTCAGCGGCAGAAGTCCGCTTCCGCCGCATTAGTGCTCGTGGAAAGTTGATTACCTACCGTGTCTTCGAATCCGATGGCGCAGAAGTCAGTGGAGGCGTGGCCAGCGAAGGATCTCCGTTGATATTGGACAATGCCGATTCCGGCTCGGAATACTATCACGTAGTCATCGCGGGCGGTACGGCGTCGTTCACGATCGATGTCAAGGAGGCTGCTTGGGCGGCTGACGGAAACCTGTCAGACCAGGGACTGCATCTGCTGGGTCAGTCCTCGCCGCTTTACTTTTACGTGCCCGAAGGGACGCCGGCGTTCCACCTTTCGTTAGAAGCGTCGCCACCGGGAGAAACCGCGGCCGCCACTTTGACCGATCCACGCGGCCAGCGAGTCGCGGAATTCGACTGCGCCCAGCTTTCCGTCGATCGACAGAACATCAAACTAACGAGTGGCCAATCCGGATGGTGGAAGCTCGACGTTCACAAAGCGAAGACCGGTGCGATCGACGACGTGTGGATCAAGCTGGAATCCCCCTTAAGCGGCTATTTTTCACTCGACCCCGACCGAGCGGCCACTGTGCAATAG